The DNA window CCAAGGACCAGGCGGACGCGCTTGGCGAGCAGCGCGCCCGGCGCGATCGCTACGCCGAGCGTGTCGATCGGGCCTACGGCGAATGACGACTGCGCTTCGAGGGCAGATCTATTGGTTCGATATGGGGCACGGCGAGAAGCCGTGGGTAGTGGTCTCCAACAATGTTCGCAATCGCGCCCTGAACACCGTCCTCGCGGCACGGGTGACCACTACGCCGAAACCTGGGATCCCGACTGCTGTTCCACTTGGGGCTGCTGACCCGCTCGTCGGATCGATTCTGGCCGATGACCTCATTCAGCTGTTCGACGACGAGATTGCCACGAGCAGGCTTGCGGGAGCACT is part of the Rhodococcus sovatensis genome and encodes:
- a CDS encoding type II toxin-antitoxin system PemK/MazF family toxin, with translation MTTALRGQIYWFDMGHGEKPWVVVSNNVRNRALNTVLAARVTTTPKPGIPTAVPLGAADPLVGSILADDLIQLFDDEIATSRLAGALSPATVIKLNQALAVALGLP